In Kordia antarctica, the following proteins share a genomic window:
- a CDS encoding outer membrane lipoprotein-sorting protein, producing the protein MKLLKKSLPVLFIILCLFASLEESHAQNANQIMVKVDSVENFTYNSSVRKAQFTSCRYEISGGKLKCNNSPRVVIVESVHKDYLVAPKKKNAKSLDMIILPIADKGTNMLVWKEADQDDNNFWLYLPALGKVKRIASTNDGGETGSVFGTEFSIEDVSTRKIKDYTYKILGEETLNNRPVWKVESVPTAQRASKTFYSKAISFVDKERFVILKDELYDRNGKLFKQLITKKVDKINGFWIVTQSAMINLTARRITNYDVLSADFDLQIDDEFLTQRAMTDFAYREKKMNEYRTSLKEVKK; encoded by the coding sequence ATGAAATTACTTAAAAAAAGCTTACCTGTACTATTCATAATTTTATGCTTGTTTGCATCTTTGGAAGAGTCTCATGCCCAAAATGCAAATCAAATTATGGTGAAGGTAGATAGTGTGGAAAATTTCACCTACAACTCATCAGTCAGGAAAGCTCAATTTACTTCTTGTAGATATGAAATATCTGGAGGAAAATTAAAATGTAATAACAGCCCTAGAGTGGTTATTGTAGAAAGTGTGCACAAAGACTATCTTGTTGCACCTAAAAAGAAAAATGCCAAATCGCTTGACATGATTATTTTACCAATCGCTGACAAAGGCACTAACATGCTTGTATGGAAAGAAGCAGATCAAGACGATAATAATTTTTGGTTGTATTTGCCTGCATTGGGTAAAGTGAAACGTATTGCTTCAACGAATGATGGTGGAGAAACGGGAAGTGTTTTTGGAACTGAGTTCTCAATTGAAGATGTTTCGACAAGAAAAATTAAAGATTATACATATAAAATTCTTGGAGAAGAGACCTTAAATAATCGCCCAGTTTGGAAAGTAGAGTCTGTTCCAACAGCGCAAAGAGCAAGTAAAACATTTTATAGCAAAGCCATAAGTTTTGTTGATAAAGAACGATTCGTGATACTTAAAGATGAACTCTACGATCGCAATGGCAAACTCTTTAAACAATTAATTACTAAAAAAGTAGACAAAATTAATGGTTTTTGGATCGTTACACAATCAGCAATGATTAATCTCACAGCACGACGAATTACAAATTATGATGTATTATCAGCCGATTTTGATTTACAAATTGATGATGAGTTTCTTACACAAAGAGCAATGACAGATTTTGCATACAGAGAAAAGAAAATGAATGAATACAGAACATCTCTAAAAGAAGTTAAAAAATAG
- a CDS encoding NAD(P)-dependent alcohol dehydrogenase: MKAVVVTKYGPPEVLQMKEVEKPTPKDNEVLIKICATTAHFGDTRIRRSVPFLVIRLIFGFFKPKKNLILGVEVSGVIEAIGKNVTLFKEGDKVFGLTGYRLGAYAEYCCLPEKVKDGTQENKGVIIKLPSNLSLKEAPAVPSGALTVIKNLQKAKIKNGHEILINGASGSLGTYAIQLAKHYGATVTAVCSEKNFELVKSLGADKVLDYTKEEFTNRPERYDIVYDAVMKSTRGKCKKILKKNGTFLNNYWLSSIKEADVSIMIGFIENNTIKPIIDRTYPLSEIVEAHRYVDTERKRGNVIITIQD; this comes from the coding sequence ATGAAAGCAGTTGTAGTTACTAAATATGGTCCGCCGGAAGTTCTTCAAATGAAAGAAGTTGAAAAACCCACACCAAAAGACAACGAGGTACTCATAAAAATATGTGCAACCACAGCGCATTTCGGAGATACACGAATTAGAAGGTCAGTTCCGTTTTTGGTAATAAGATTAATATTCGGCTTTTTTAAACCCAAAAAAAACTTGATTCTTGGTGTAGAAGTTTCAGGAGTTATTGAAGCAATTGGAAAAAATGTAACATTATTTAAAGAAGGAGATAAAGTATTTGGCTTAACTGGTTATAGATTAGGAGCGTATGCGGAATACTGTTGTTTACCAGAAAAAGTAAAAGATGGAACTCAAGAGAATAAAGGAGTAATTATCAAATTACCTAGTAATTTATCTCTTAAAGAAGCTCCGGCTGTACCATCTGGTGCACTTACAGTCATAAAAAATCTGCAAAAAGCAAAAATAAAAAATGGTCACGAAATATTAATAAATGGTGCATCTGGAAGTTTAGGAACCTATGCTATACAACTCGCAAAACACTACGGAGCCACAGTTACGGCGGTTTGTAGCGAAAAAAACTTTGAATTAGTAAAATCTTTAGGAGCAGATAAAGTACTTGACTATACAAAAGAAGAATTTACAAACAGACCTGAAAGATACGATATTGTATATGACGCCGTAATGAAGTCGACCCGAGGAAAATGTAAAAAAATCCTAAAGAAAAACGGAACTTTTTTAAATAATTATTGGCTTTCTAGTATAAAAGAGGCAGATGTATCAATTATGATCGGTTTTATTGAGAATAATACAATCAAACCTATCATTGACAGAACGTATCCACTTAGTGAAATTGTAGAAGCACACAGGTATGTTGATACCGAACGTAAAAGAGGAAACGTTATCATAACAATTCAAGATTAA
- a CDS encoding efflux RND transporter permease subunit: MKNILNPISRFIGKVPEKVLKRKFLYLSLFIAATAFLVYGLGNLKMDMTIEGWIRDDDPTKIAFNKYHAQFGSEDGVYIVYKPKDGDVFSEKSLQIVKGIQDDLLNYRESLKEGEESALDHIVKVTTLVNARVLTVEDDFLFASPLVGETIPKSKEELEKIREIAKSEKQFPLQYFSKDMTHGGIHIETDFGAILIDDKEEKVGDLVMDTDLTMEVVEATDAPIRFKPTDQGDYIKLNDALKEILSKPEYADHMEFYPVGNTPAAEYDLLMVEEMGNLYLAAVLIIILLLWYFFRKFSAVSWSLVIVILSTIWTLGISALLGFTITGFLILTILLILTVGVADSVHIMSGYSFLRTKKVEHKTALQKIYSSTGTALLLTATTNIVGILALNITPVVPIQTFAMMSTMGIFLAFFFTIFLLPILIDLWSPWSNPEKAKVTIFTKIGGLFPNVANRMQKILVKVVPFVEKKPIHILVVFTSIILICIYGATQVKVDSNMLDQYPEDSPFRQSVEIADEHMMGAFSMVVFLDLGKENAFKDPKVLKSLDNLQREFEKKYSKYVVMTSSIADVAKDAYKKLNEGREDKFIIPEDPQVLSQTLFMFNNANPDDRKRLVGDNFQAANIKISLHNYGSYEYSKVFKDMQKDISGMVSELKKDYTEATVSITGIFALAMQTADYLTTNEAKSFGIALIAISIILLLVFGSVKVGAAAMFPNLLPAIMTFGLLGWLGVSLDFYTMMLAPIIIGISVDDTVTFLTQYRNEVVKDGNIKRALRETMKEAGQALMFTSLVLGLGFGIMSIAAATGTSNMGKFGFLAIMVGLLCDLFFLPALIIVFKLSFGVKLIETETEEEVLI, translated from the coding sequence ATGAAGAATATACTTAATCCCATCTCGCGCTTTATTGGTAAAGTCCCAGAAAAGGTTCTAAAAAGAAAATTCCTTTATCTATCTCTTTTTATTGCAGCTACGGCGTTTCTAGTGTATGGTCTAGGCAATTTGAAAATGGATATGACCATCGAAGGATGGATTAGAGACGACGATCCTACAAAGATTGCGTTTAATAAGTATCATGCTCAGTTTGGAAGTGAAGATGGTGTATACATTGTATATAAACCAAAAGACGGAGATGTGTTTTCTGAAAAATCTTTACAAATAGTTAAAGGTATTCAGGACGATCTTCTTAACTATAGAGAAAGTTTAAAAGAAGGTGAAGAGTCGGCATTAGATCACATTGTAAAAGTAACTACGTTAGTGAATGCAAGAGTTTTAACGGTTGAAGACGACTTTTTGTTTGCGAGTCCTTTAGTAGGAGAAACAATACCAAAGAGTAAAGAGGAACTTGAAAAAATCAGGGAAATTGCCAAAAGTGAGAAACAATTTCCATTGCAGTATTTTTCAAAAGATATGACACACGGAGGAATTCATATTGAAACTGATTTTGGAGCGATTCTTATAGATGATAAAGAGGAGAAAGTAGGAGATTTAGTAATGGATACCGATTTGACTATGGAAGTAGTTGAGGCTACAGATGCTCCAATTCGTTTTAAACCCACCGATCAAGGAGATTACATAAAATTAAATGATGCTTTAAAGGAAATTCTTAGCAAGCCCGAATATGCCGATCATATGGAGTTTTATCCAGTAGGAAATACTCCTGCGGCAGAATATGACTTACTTATGGTTGAAGAAATGGGGAATCTATATTTGGCGGCAGTATTAATTATAATACTACTACTTTGGTATTTCTTCCGAAAATTTTCAGCGGTTTCATGGTCGTTAGTCATTGTTATATTGAGTACTATATGGACACTTGGAATCTCTGCTTTACTAGGATTCACCATTACTGGGTTCTTAATACTAACCATCTTACTTATTTTGACAGTTGGTGTAGCCGATTCGGTGCATATAATGTCAGGATACTCATTTTTGCGTACCAAAAAGGTCGAACATAAAACTGCGTTACAGAAAATTTATAGTAGTACAGGAACAGCTTTACTTTTAACGGCTACAACAAACATAGTAGGTATTCTTGCGCTAAATATAACTCCAGTAGTTCCAATCCAAACGTTTGCGATGATGTCTACTATGGGTATTTTTCTAGCCTTTTTCTTCACAATTTTTTTACTGCCTATACTGATAGATTTATGGAGCCCGTGGAGTAATCCAGAGAAGGCAAAAGTAACAATATTCACTAAAATTGGTGGTCTTTTCCCAAATGTTGCTAATAGAATGCAGAAAATACTTGTAAAGGTAGTACCATTTGTAGAGAAAAAACCTATTCATATATTGGTTGTGTTTACAAGTATTATTCTGATATGTATTTATGGAGCTACACAAGTAAAAGTCGATTCCAATATGCTTGATCAATATCCAGAAGATTCCCCATTCAGACAGAGTGTGGAAATTGCTGATGAACACATGATGGGAGCTTTCAGTATGGTAGTATTCCTTGATTTAGGTAAAGAAAATGCTTTTAAAGATCCAAAAGTCTTAAAGTCTCTAGATAACTTACAACGTGAATTTGAAAAAAAATACAGTAAGTATGTGGTAATGACTTCTTCAATTGCAGATGTTGCAAAAGATGCTTACAAAAAATTAAATGAAGGAAGAGAAGATAAATTTATTATTCCCGAAGATCCACAAGTACTTTCACAAACACTTTTCATGTTTAATAACGCCAATCCTGATGATAGAAAAAGACTCGTAGGAGATAATTTTCAAGCGGCAAATATTAAAATATCACTTCATAATTACGGGTCTTACGAATATAGTAAGGTTTTCAAAGACATGCAGAAAGATATTTCTGGCATGGTTAGTGAATTAAAGAAAGACTATACGGAAGCTACCGTTTCTATAACTGGTATTTTTGCACTTGCTATGCAAACAGCTGATTATCTTACAACAAACGAAGCGAAAAGTTTTGGGATTGCTCTTATAGCTATTTCTATCATACTTCTTTTGGTTTTTGGCTCCGTAAAAGTAGGAGCGGCAGCAATGTTCCCAAACTTACTTCCGGCTATTATGACATTCGGATTACTAGGTTGGCTTGGAGTATCACTAGATTTCTATACAATGATGCTAGCTCCTATAATAATTGGTATATCTGTTGATGATACTGTAACATTTCTTACTCAGTATCGTAATGAAGTTGTAAAAGATGGAAATATAAAAAGAGCACTGCGTGAAACAATGAAGGAAGCAGGTCAGGCATTAATGTTTACATCACTAGTTTTAGGACTTGGTTTTGGAATAATGTCTATAGCAGCTGCAACAGGAACTTCAAATATGGGGAAATTTGGATTCCTTGCTATTATGGTAGGTTTACTATGTGATCTATTCTTTTTACCAGCACTAATTATTGTTTTCAAATTATCATTTGGAGTAAAACTAATAGAAACAGAAACAGAAGAAGAAGTATTAATTTAA
- a CDS encoding GMC family oxidoreductase N-terminal domain-containing protein, producing the protein MTELNQNNQYDAIIIGSGTCGATIAKELAKQKKKVLILERGKTVLLKESLSGIVSIMNEISVGKKLKDMRALTTGGTTALYFGVAALPPFDTFSSLGIDLTQDYEEAKKELPINYLPDEIYGNQSLKLRDSALELGYSWEKQLMLVDLSKCKSGYSYESKWKAKSFVDDAIDDGATLVNRAEVTKIIFDKNKAIGVEYKFKVRAVGSTLYQAFGEKIILAAGIHASPMILRNSGIKNVAKNGFYFDPNMGIFGLIPGLKSTDNFVGTMQTHLEDDISLGDANVQKLFYKILTVAMFKPRHYFSFSDNIGIGVKVEEPMGGELMENGKYHKTLSQEVLSKLDRGTEAAIEILKNAGAKHIIKSPLSPTSVGGALNISEHVDKNLETEFKNLYVCDRSVLPDTYRKPPTLTLVCLAKYLARHLLAEN; encoded by the coding sequence ATGACTGAACTAAATCAAAACAACCAGTACGACGCTATAATTATTGGTTCCGGAACCTGCGGTGCCACAATAGCGAAGGAGTTAGCTAAGCAAAAGAAAAAGGTGCTGATTCTTGAACGTGGAAAAACTGTTCTTTTAAAAGAATCTTTGTCAGGAATCGTTTCAATTATGAATGAAATTTCTGTTGGCAAAAAGTTAAAAGACATGAGAGCATTAACAACAGGAGGAACAACAGCTCTTTATTTTGGAGTAGCAGCACTTCCACCTTTCGATACTTTTTCATCACTAGGAATTGATCTTACTCAAGATTATGAGGAAGCAAAAAAGGAATTACCTATTAACTATCTACCTGATGAAATTTATGGAAATCAATCTCTTAAATTACGAGATAGTGCTTTAGAATTGGGATATTCTTGGGAAAAACAACTAATGTTGGTTGATCTATCAAAATGTAAATCAGGGTATTCTTATGAATCAAAATGGAAAGCAAAAAGTTTCGTAGATGATGCTATCGATGATGGAGCAACTTTAGTCAATAGAGCAGAAGTTACAAAAATAATTTTCGACAAAAACAAGGCGATTGGTGTTGAGTATAAATTTAAGGTAAGAGCAGTTGGGTCAACGCTATATCAGGCATTTGGCGAAAAAATAATACTTGCCGCTGGGATACATGCTTCACCAATGATTTTAAGAAATAGCGGTATAAAAAATGTAGCAAAAAATGGATTCTATTTTGATCCTAATATGGGTATTTTTGGATTAATTCCGGGTCTTAAATCGACAGATAATTTTGTAGGGACAATGCAGACTCATTTAGAAGATGATATCTCATTGGGAGACGCGAATGTTCAAAAACTTTTCTACAAAATTCTAACGGTAGCAATGTTCAAACCGAGACACTATTTCTCATTCTCCGATAACATTGGTATTGGCGTCAAGGTTGAAGAACCTATGGGAGGAGAACTTATGGAAAATGGAAAATATCATAAAACATTATCCCAAGAAGTATTGTCAAAACTTGACAGAGGAACTGAAGCAGCAATAGAAATTTTAAAAAATGCTGGAGCTAAACACATTATAAAAAGTCCATTAAGCCCAACAAGTGTTGGAGGAGCATTAAATATAAGCGAACACGTAGACAAAAATCTAGAAACAGAATTTAAAAACCTGTATGTCTGTGACCGTTCCGTATTACCCGATACCTATAGAAAACCGCCAACGCTTACATTAGTTTGTTTGGCAAAATACTTGGCTCGTCATTTATTGGCAGAGAATTAA